One segment of Triticum aestivum cultivar Chinese Spring chromosome 2A, IWGSC CS RefSeq v2.1, whole genome shotgun sequence DNA contains the following:
- the LOC123189414 gene encoding galactose mutarotase, protein MAGAPLLLLLAAVCLACFAPGANAAGRKMVGVYELSKGDFSAKVTNWGATVTSVVFPDSKGNLGDVVLGYDTIGEYVNGSSYFGALVGRVANRVAKARFVLDGKVYHLYANDGKNALHGGHRGFSKVIWTVKEYVSGGDSPHITLYYHSFDGEQGFPGALDVYVTYELSSPYVLSVRMNATALDKATPVNLAQHTYWNLGGEGSGDVLGNTVQLFAARYTPVDATLIPTGQLAPVAGTPYDLRAPTAVREHLRQVVGGSSNGSTIYGYDINYVVDGDARALRKVAAVRDGASGRALELWADQPGVQFYTGNFLQDVKGKGGSVYGQYGALCLETQGFPDAVNHPEFPSQIVRPGQAAYKHDMVFKFSF, encoded by the exons ATGGCCGGAGCACCGCTGCTTCTTCTTCTCGCGGCGGTGTGCCTCGCGTGCTTCGCCCCCGGCGCCAATGCGGCGGGGAGGAAGATGGTCGGCGTCTACGAGCTCAGCAAGGGAGATTTCTCTGCCAAGGTCACCAACTGGGGCGCCACCGTCACCTCCGTCGTCTTTCCGGATTCCAAAG GGAATTTGGGTGATGTTGTCCTTGGCTATGACACCATCGGTGAATATGTT AACGGATCCAGTTACTTTGGAGCGCTGGTTGGACGAGTAGCCAACAGGGTTGCCAAGGCGCGCTTCGTGCTCGATGGAAAAGTCTACCACCTATATGCCAACGATGGCAAGAACGCACTTCATG GTGGCCATAGGGGCTTCAGTAAGGTTATATGGACGGTGAAGGAATATGTCAGTGGTGGTGACTCCCCACACATCACACTGTACTATCATAGCTTCGACGGAGAACAAG GGTTCCCCGGGGCCCTGGACGTGTACGTGACGTACGAGCTGTCGAGCCCGTACGTGCTGAGCGTGCGCATGAACGCGACGGCGCTGGACAAGGCCACGCCGGTGAACCTGGCGCAGCACACGTACTGGAACCTGGGCGGGGAGGGCAGCGGCGACGTCCTGGGCAACACGGTCCAGCTCTTCGCGGCCCGGTACACGCCCGTGGACGCCACGCTCATCCCGACGGGGCAGCTGGCGCCCGTGGCCGGCACGCCCTACGACCTCCGGGCGCCGACCGCCGTGCGCGAGCACCTCCGCCAGGTCGTCGGCGGCAGCAGCAACGGCAGCACCATCTACGGCTACGACATCAACTACGTGGTCGACGGCGACGCGCGCGCGCTGCGCAAGGTGGCGGCCGTCCGGGACGGCGCGTCCGGGCGCGCGCTGGAGCTGTGGGCGGACCAGCCCGGCGTGCAGTTCTACACCGGCAACTTCCTCCAGGACGTCAAGGGGAAGGGCGGCAGCGTGTACGGGCAGTACGGCGCGCTGTGCCTCGAGACGCAGGGGTTCCCCGACGCCGTCAACCACCCGGAGTTCCCGTCGCAGATCGTGAGGCCTGGCCAGGCGGCGTACAAGCATGACATGGTGTTCAAGTTCTCCTTCTAG